A genomic window from Aestuariirhabdus litorea includes:
- the kdsB gene encoding 3-deoxy-manno-octulosonate cytidylyltransferase, producing the protein MSFSVIIPARYASNRLPGKPLADIAGQTMIERVYRQAIQSSADRVIIATDHPDIEAAAHGFGAEVVMTSSDHPSGTDRLQQVAATLGFGDDQIVVNVQGDEPLIPPSLIDQVADNLANDPEASVATLCEPIREASELFNPNAVKVVMDARSHAIYFSRAALPWARDAFALCTQTLPETVPFNRHIGIYAYRVGLLNRFVHWGPSPLESIECLEQLRVLYHGDRIHVEQACETPPAGIDTPEDLERVRRLLSGH; encoded by the coding sequence ATGAGTTTCAGCGTTATTATCCCGGCCCGTTACGCCTCCAACCGTCTGCCCGGAAAGCCACTGGCGGATATCGCCGGCCAGACGATGATCGAGCGGGTGTACCGACAGGCGATCCAGAGCTCCGCAGACCGTGTCATTATCGCCACGGACCACCCCGACATTGAAGCGGCAGCCCATGGGTTTGGCGCCGAGGTAGTGATGACCTCGAGTGATCACCCCTCGGGAACGGACCGCCTGCAGCAGGTGGCGGCAACCCTGGGGTTCGGTGATGACCAGATCGTGGTCAACGTGCAGGGGGATGAGCCCCTGATCCCCCCCTCTCTGATTGACCAGGTGGCCGACAACCTGGCCAATGACCCTGAGGCCTCGGTGGCCACCCTCTGTGAGCCGATCCGCGAAGCCAGCGAACTGTTCAACCCCAATGCTGTCAAGGTGGTGATGGATGCGCGCTCTCACGCGATCTACTTCAGTCGTGCGGCGCTCCCCTGGGCCCGTGATGCATTTGCTCTTTGTACCCAGACTCTGCCCGAAACAGTGCCCTTTAATCGCCATATTGGTATCTACGCGTACCGGGTAGGTCTGCTGAATCGCTTTGTACACTGGGGACCCAGCCCGCTGGAATCCATCGAGTGTCTTGAGCAGCTCAGGGTTCTCTACCATGGGGATCGAATCCATGTTGAGCAGGCGTGTGAAACGCCGCCAGCCGGTATCGACACGCCGGAAGACCTGGAGCGTGTTCGAAGACTCTTGAGCGGACACTAG
- the murB gene encoding UDP-N-acetylmuramate dehydrogenase, translating to MIEHQVDLTTFNSLRLTSTASHYCRAGSNDALREAARFARGRGLPLILLGQGSNMVLPTQLDALVVQVALEGVQVTPTSRGAEITAAAGEGWDRLVARTVDLNLWGLENLSLIPGTVGAAPIQNIGAYGVEIKDRLKQLRVLDLASGEIETLGVDDCLFGYRDSIFKQAYRGRFAVIDCTFSLTSQASPQLEYGALSSLQTVADLSPLQVRESVCQLRREKLPDPAVVPNAGSFFKNPVLPEPKALELEAKFPDLVSFRLDGARKLAAGWMIEKAGFKGCQRGAVGVYPKQALVLTSDGTADADQLSLLVNEIQQKVDQLFGVRLEVEPQWYNEDGSLRQGF from the coding sequence ATGATTGAGCATCAGGTAGACCTCACCACCTTCAACAGCCTTCGCCTCACCTCGACTGCCAGCCACTACTGCAGGGCCGGTAGCAATGATGCACTGCGCGAAGCCGCCCGTTTTGCTCGCGGACGTGGGCTGCCGCTGATACTGCTGGGCCAGGGCAGCAATATGGTTCTCCCCACCCAGCTCGACGCCCTGGTGGTACAGGTGGCCCTCGAGGGGGTCCAGGTCACCCCTACCAGCCGAGGGGCTGAGATAACCGCGGCGGCGGGGGAGGGGTGGGATCGGCTGGTAGCGCGTACCGTGGATCTCAACCTGTGGGGGCTGGAAAACCTTTCTCTCATTCCAGGTACCGTGGGGGCGGCACCGATCCAGAATATTGGCGCCTACGGGGTGGAGATCAAAGACAGGCTGAAGCAGCTAAGGGTGCTCGATCTGGCCAGCGGGGAGATCGAGACGCTAGGGGTTGATGACTGCCTCTTCGGCTACCGCGACAGTATCTTTAAACAGGCTTACCGGGGTCGCTTTGCGGTTATTGATTGCACCTTCAGCCTCACCTCTCAAGCGTCTCCGCAACTTGAGTACGGCGCGCTGTCCAGCCTGCAAACGGTAGCGGATCTCAGCCCGCTGCAGGTGCGGGAGTCGGTGTGCCAACTGCGCCGGGAAAAGCTGCCCGACCCTGCAGTTGTGCCCAATGCCGGCAGTTTTTTCAAGAACCCGGTACTGCCTGAACCCAAAGCCCTTGAGTTGGAGGCAAAGTTTCCCGACCTGGTAAGCTTTCGCCTGGACGGCGCGCGTAAGCTGGCCGCCGGCTGGATGATCGAGAAAGCTGGCTTCAAGGGCTGCCAGCGAGGCGCGGTCGGAGTGTATCCCAAGCAGGCCCTGGTTCTGACCAGCGACGGCACCGCCGATGCGGACCAGCTTTCCCTGTTGGTGAACGAGATCCAACAGAAGGTCGACCAGCTGTTTGGAGTCCGCCTGGAGGTTGAACCCCAGTGGTACAACGAAGATGGCTCGCTGAGGCAGGGGTTTTGA
- a CDS encoding haloacid dehalogenase type II: MTTFAFDVYGTLIDTSGVTRQLALYLDEEAVAFSTLWREKQLEYSFRRGLMEDYNTFSGCTEDAFDYCCERFALELSEEQRHELLAGYQTLPAFEDAAPSLQLLRTMELPLWAFSNGTEEAVTRVLDNAGLGAFFKGVVSVDDVKTFKPSPKVYRHFCQRSGSRAADCWLVSANPFDIIGAIRQGMKGAWIQRDPDTVFDHFGVEPTLRLSSLSQLPQTLEL; the protein is encoded by the coding sequence ATGACCACGTTTGCGTTCGATGTTTACGGTACCCTGATCGACACCTCCGGAGTGACCCGGCAACTGGCCCTCTACCTGGATGAGGAGGCGGTCGCCTTTTCAACCCTGTGGCGGGAAAAGCAGCTGGAGTACTCCTTCCGTCGAGGGCTGATGGAGGATTACAACACCTTTAGCGGTTGTACTGAGGACGCCTTCGATTACTGCTGTGAGCGCTTCGCCCTCGAGCTCAGCGAAGAGCAACGCCATGAGCTGCTTGCCGGCTACCAGACCCTGCCTGCCTTTGAGGACGCGGCCCCCTCGTTGCAGTTGCTACGCACAATGGAGCTGCCGCTGTGGGCCTTTTCCAACGGCACGGAAGAGGCTGTGACACGGGTTCTGGACAACGCTGGTCTGGGTGCCTTCTTCAAGGGAGTGGTCAGCGTCGATGATGTTAAAACCTTCAAACCCTCCCCCAAAGTCTACCGTCACTTTTGCCAGCGCAGTGGTAGCAGGGCAGCCGACTGCTGGCTGGTCTCCGCCAACCCGTTTGACATCATTGGAGCCATCCGCCAGGGCATGAAAGGAGCCTGGATCCAGCGCGATCCCGACACAGTGTTTGACCACTTCGGGGTGGAGCCCACGCTCAGGCTTTCAAGCCTCTCCCAACTGCCCCAAACCCTCGAGCTCTGA
- a CDS encoding low molecular weight protein-tyrosine-phosphatase: protein MVRILFVCLGNICRSPTAHGVFQGLVDKHGLGDRFEVESAGTSAYHVGNSPDHRSTAAAAARGYDLSELRAQQVVEADFSHYDLVLAMDGENLRNLTRLCPPQHLHKVQLFLDYGSKGVKEVPDPYYGGTNGFNEVLDLVEDAARGLFEQLRSTQ, encoded by the coding sequence ATGGTCCGCATCCTTTTCGTCTGCCTGGGGAATATCTGTCGCTCGCCGACCGCCCATGGGGTGTTCCAGGGCCTGGTAGATAAACATGGTCTGGGTGACCGTTTTGAGGTCGAGTCGGCCGGTACCAGCGCCTACCACGTTGGGAACTCACCCGATCATCGCTCCACCGCGGCAGCGGCCGCTCGCGGCTACGACCTGAGTGAGCTCCGGGCACAGCAGGTCGTGGAAGCGGACTTTTCCCATTACGACCTGGTACTGGCGATGGATGGAGAAAATTTACGCAACCTCACTCGACTGTGCCCCCCCCAACATCTTCACAAGGTGCAGTTGTTTCTCGATTACGGCTCAAAGGGCGTTAAAGAGGTTCCAGATCCCTACTATGGCGGAACCAATGGCTTCAACGAGGTGCTTGACCTGGTTGAGGATGCAGCCCGGGGCCTGTTTGAGCAACTACGAAGCACGCAATGA
- a CDS encoding Trm112 family protein, whose translation MDKKLLEILACPLCKSDLKYDKQKQELICKNDALAFPVRDGIPVMLENEARTLSSEERLG comes from the coding sequence ATGGATAAGAAGTTGCTCGAAATTCTGGCTTGCCCGCTCTGTAAAAGCGACCTCAAATACGACAAGCAGAAGCAGGAGCTGATCTGTAAGAACGATGCACTGGCGTTCCCGGTACGCGATGGCATTCCCGTGATGCTTGAAAACGAAGCCCGTACCCTGAGCAGTGAAGAGCGCCTGGGATGA